A section of the Bacillus sp. HSf4 genome encodes:
- a CDS encoding DUF1641 domain-containing protein: protein MATPITAIQKERKSEEQIKLEKLEELKSLLAENEDALSKTMTLIGELNGLGVFDAADSMLQAKEDIAKIALGQLSREPVVNLINTAMAAGGALSKADPELTGKLAESLVAGIEQGQRFLKEDQKVSVFALLKAMNDPDINRAVGFGLQFLKGMGKALKE, encoded by the coding sequence ATGGCCACCCCCATTACTGCGATTCAAAAGGAGCGCAAATCAGAGGAGCAAATCAAGCTTGAAAAACTGGAAGAGCTAAAATCGCTATTGGCAGAAAATGAAGACGCCCTCTCTAAAACAATGACCCTCATCGGCGAGCTGAACGGACTCGGCGTCTTTGATGCCGCAGACAGCATGCTGCAGGCGAAAGAAGACATCGCTAAAATCGCGCTCGGCCAGCTGTCCCGTGAACCGGTCGTCAACTTGATCAACACGGCAATGGCGGCCGGCGGAGCCCTGTCAAAAGCCGATCCCGAATTGACGGGAAAGCTTGCGGAAAGCCTGGTAGCAGGTATAGAACAAGGTCAGCGCTTTTTAAAGGAAGATCAAAAAGTCAGCGTCTTCGCCCTGCTAAAAGCCATGAACGACCCTGACATCAACCGCGCCGTCGGCTTCGGCCTTCAGTTTTTAAAAGGCATGGGGAAAGCGCTGAAAGAGTAA
- a CDS encoding sporulation histidine kinase inhibitor Sda, whose protein sequence is MRKLSDELLIESYIKANEMNLNREFIELIESEIKRRSLGHLLSVSS, encoded by the coding sequence ATGAGAAAGCTGTCTGATGAACTTTTAATAGAATCATACATTAAAGCAAATGAGATGAATTTAAACCGCGAATTCATCGAGCTGATTGAATCTGAAATCAAAAGAAGGTCGCTCGGTCATCTGCTTTCCGTCTCTTCTTAA
- the fdhF gene encoding formate dehydrogenase subunit alpha — MMDEKPLKILIDGTEYVAREGATVLDILNENGIEHPQVCHVPEVDPIQTCDTCLIEADGKLKRACSLKAENGMSISLSNERVKKSQKEAMDRILENHLLYCTVCDNNNGNCKLHNTAEMMGIEEQTYPYMPKEDPATAVDMSHPFYRYDPNQCIACGQCVEVCQNLQVNETLSIDWERERPRVIWDDGVSINDSSCVSCGQCVTVCPCNALMEKSMLGEAGFLTGIKQDVMEPMIDLVKNVEPGYSSIFAVSEVEAAMRETRTKKTKTVCTFCGVGCSFEVWTKGREILKVQPVSDAPVNAISTCVKGKFGWDFVNSEERLTKPLIRKNNTFVESTWEEALDLVASRLGSIRQQYGKGSVGFISSSKITNEENYLMQKLARQVFETNNVDNCSRYCQSPATDGLFRTVGMGGDAGTIKDIAKAGLVIIVGANPAEGHPVLATRIKRAHKLHGQKLIVADLRKNEMAERSDLFIRPRQGTDQVWLMAVTKHMIDQGWHDQAFIEENVNFFEDYKESLETYTLEYAENVTGIKQQTLIEIAEMIRDADGTCILWGMGVTQNTGGSDTSAAISNLLLATGNYRRPGAGAYPLRGHNNVQGACDMGTLPGWLPGYQHISDDKARKKFAEAYGVTIDSAPGLDNIEMLHSIEKGDMKAMYIVGEDMALVDSNANRVHDILSGLEFLVVQDIFLSKTAQYADVVLPAAPSLEKDGTYTNTERRVQRLYQALPSLGDSKPDWQIIQAIANLLGADWNYNHPGDIFSEMASLSPLFGKASYETLEGWNSFLWGSLSGESTPLLYEDGFHFPDRKARFAPADWTEPAEFPEEYDLHINNGRMLEHFHEGNLTNKSAGIQAKVPDVFVEISPDLAKERGICDGSLVRLVSPYGAVKLTALITDRVRANELYLPMNSTNKESAINFLTGPAVDARTNTPAYKQTKVRMEVLEGCTAPPLPKTNPRNKKRNPQNGVEVERKWKRPGYIHLTD, encoded by the coding sequence ATGATGGACGAAAAGCCGCTCAAGATCTTAATAGACGGCACAGAATACGTGGCTCGGGAAGGGGCGACGGTTTTAGACATCTTAAATGAAAACGGGATCGAACATCCGCAAGTTTGCCATGTTCCCGAGGTTGATCCCATTCAAACGTGCGACACCTGCCTCATCGAAGCAGACGGAAAATTAAAGCGCGCCTGTTCGCTGAAAGCGGAAAACGGCATGTCGATCAGCCTTTCGAATGAGCGGGTGAAAAAATCGCAGAAGGAAGCGATGGACCGAATCCTCGAAAACCATCTGCTTTATTGTACGGTTTGCGATAATAACAACGGCAACTGCAAGCTGCATAATACGGCGGAAATGATGGGCATTGAAGAGCAAACATACCCTTATATGCCGAAGGAAGATCCGGCGACTGCCGTCGATATGTCGCATCCTTTTTACCGCTATGACCCGAACCAGTGCATTGCGTGCGGACAATGTGTGGAAGTGTGTCAAAATCTCCAGGTCAATGAAACGCTGTCGATCGATTGGGAGCGGGAACGCCCGCGGGTCATCTGGGATGACGGTGTTTCGATCAACGACTCTTCATGCGTCAGCTGCGGACAGTGCGTGACCGTCTGCCCGTGCAATGCGCTGATGGAAAAGTCAATGCTCGGGGAGGCCGGATTTTTGACAGGCATCAAACAGGACGTCATGGAGCCGATGATCGACCTCGTGAAAAACGTAGAGCCCGGTTACAGCAGCATTTTCGCCGTTTCCGAAGTAGAAGCGGCGATGCGGGAAACTCGGACCAAAAAGACAAAAACCGTCTGCACTTTTTGCGGTGTCGGCTGCTCCTTTGAAGTTTGGACGAAAGGCCGGGAAATCTTGAAGGTCCAGCCGGTATCAGACGCGCCCGTCAACGCCATTTCCACCTGTGTCAAAGGAAAATTCGGCTGGGATTTCGTCAATTCCGAAGAGCGGCTTACAAAGCCTTTAATCCGGAAAAACAATACGTTCGTCGAATCCACCTGGGAGGAAGCGCTTGATCTTGTCGCCAGCCGCTTAGGGTCGATCCGCCAGCAATATGGGAAGGGGTCTGTCGGCTTTATTTCTTCTTCCAAAATTACGAATGAAGAAAACTACCTGATGCAAAAGCTGGCACGGCAAGTCTTTGAAACGAATAACGTCGATAACTGCTCCCGCTACTGTCAATCACCGGCAACGGACGGGCTCTTCCGCACGGTCGGAATGGGAGGTGACGCAGGTACGATCAAAGATATCGCAAAAGCCGGCCTCGTCATTATCGTCGGGGCAAATCCGGCCGAAGGCCACCCGGTCCTTGCAACCCGCATTAAGCGGGCCCATAAGCTTCACGGGCAAAAGCTGATCGTCGCCGACCTTCGCAAAAACGAAATGGCCGAGCGTTCAGACCTGTTCATCAGACCGCGCCAAGGGACGGATCAAGTATGGCTGATGGCCGTGACAAAACACATGATCGATCAAGGCTGGCATGACCAGGCGTTCATTGAAGAAAACGTGAATTTCTTTGAGGATTATAAAGAATCTCTTGAAACATATACCCTTGAATATGCAGAAAACGTCACAGGCATCAAGCAACAGACGCTGATCGAAATCGCGGAAATGATCCGGGACGCTGACGGCACCTGCATCTTGTGGGGAATGGGCGTGACTCAAAATACGGGAGGCTCTGATACGTCTGCGGCGATTTCAAATCTCTTGCTTGCGACCGGAAACTACCGCCGGCCCGGTGCCGGAGCCTATCCGCTTCGCGGCCACAACAATGTCCAAGGCGCCTGTGACATGGGGACGCTGCCAGGCTGGCTTCCTGGATACCAGCATATTTCCGATGACAAAGCGCGGAAAAAATTCGCAGAGGCTTACGGCGTGACAATCGACAGTGCACCCGGCCTTGATAATATCGAAATGCTTCATTCGATCGAAAAAGGTGATATGAAAGCGATGTATATCGTCGGCGAAGATATGGCCCTTGTCGATTCCAACGCCAACCGCGTCCATGACATTTTATCCGGGCTTGAATTTCTCGTCGTTCAAGACATATTCCTTTCGAAAACGGCTCAGTACGCCGATGTTGTCCTGCCTGCGGCGCCTTCTCTCGAAAAAGACGGAACCTATACCAATACGGAGCGCCGTGTTCAAAGGCTGTATCAAGCACTCCCTTCCCTCGGGGATTCAAAGCCCGACTGGCAGATCATCCAAGCCATCGCAAATCTGCTCGGAGCTGACTGGAATTACAATCACCCGGGAGACATTTTCTCAGAAATGGCGAGCCTGTCTCCACTGTTTGGCAAAGCGAGCTACGAAACGCTTGAAGGCTGGAACAGTTTTCTCTGGGGCAGCTTGAGCGGAGAAAGCACACCGCTGCTTTATGAAGACGGATTTCACTTTCCTGACAGAAAAGCGCGCTTTGCGCCGGCCGATTGGACGGAGCCGGCCGAATTCCCTGAGGAATACGACCTCCATATTAACAACGGGCGGATGCTTGAGCACTTCCACGAAGGAAATCTGACCAATAAATCGGCAGGGATTCAAGCGAAAGTACCGGACGTCTTTGTTGAGATTTCACCCGACCTGGCAAAGGAACGGGGAATCTGTGACGGATCTCTCGTAAGGCTCGTCTCTCCATACGGCGCCGTGAAATTGACCGCGCTTATTACGGATCGCGTGCGGGCGAATGAGCTGTACCTGCCGATGAACTCAACAAATAAAGAATCGGCGATTAACTTTTTAACCGGTCCGGCAGTCGATGCGCGCACGAACACGCCAGCCTATAAACAAACGAAAGTGCGAATGGAAGTCCTCGAAGGCTGCACAGCGCCGCCGCTGCCGAAAACGAATCCGCGCAACAAAAAACGCAACCCGCAAAACGGGGTCGAAGTGGAGCGTAAATGGAAACGTCCGGGATATATCCATCTGACAGACTAA
- a CDS encoding SGNH/GDSL hydrolase family protein codes for MKKMFAMVLVFLLLLSGCGKDGTRKIVAFGDSNTRGSNWQFREYPKAEKWVNLLQTSLRGKYSIVNAGIGGETTEDARFRFRKDVLDKHPAYLLIMFGTNDAAILAKGVPRVSKKRFRENLSYFVKESRRHGIKPVLMTCLPLVEGSGNNIFYYSRYRAASFEKYGGARKWHDSYNEVTRKTARKLDVPLIDNWKSIVDKAGGQTDEHLIKSGYIDPSGNHLTPKGARIIFEDIKKSGVIKTS; via the coding sequence ATGAAAAAAATGTTTGCAATGGTCCTCGTTTTCCTGCTGCTTCTTTCCGGATGCGGAAAGGACGGCACCCGAAAAATCGTTGCGTTCGGTGACAGCAATACACGCGGTTCAAATTGGCAGTTTCGCGAATATCCAAAAGCGGAGAAGTGGGTCAATTTACTACAAACTTCTCTTCGCGGGAAGTACAGCATCGTGAATGCGGGTATCGGCGGAGAAACGACGGAAGACGCCAGATTTCGCTTTCGAAAGGATGTGCTCGACAAGCATCCGGCATACCTTTTGATCATGTTCGGAACAAATGATGCGGCAATACTTGCAAAAGGGGTTCCGCGCGTGTCGAAAAAAAGATTTAGAGAAAATCTGTCTTATTTCGTCAAAGAAAGCCGCCGCCATGGGATAAAACCGGTGTTGATGACATGTCTTCCGCTCGTTGAAGGAAGCGGGAACAACATTTTTTATTATTCGAGATACAGGGCTGCTTCGTTTGAAAAGTACGGAGGAGCGAGAAAGTGGCATGATTCCTATAATGAGGTCACAAGGAAAACGGCGCGCAAATTGGATGTGCCACTCATTGACAACTGGAAAAGCATCGTTGACAAGGCTGGCGGACAAACGGATGAGCACTTGATCAAATCGGGGTATATCGATCCGTCGGGAAACCACTTAACCCCAAAAGGCGCTCGGATCATTTTTGAAGACATCAAAAAAAGCGGCGTCATAAAAACTTCTTGA
- a CDS encoding DUF2294 domain-containing protein encodes MSKKIHQFNDIIRKLRKELFGKGPERIHTVFVDNMAVSTLYGNLTASEQFIASTPEGKEMVHAARTVLIQDHYSNHTPEGMEELIGAKLEHLFSDIKIQEDIAVSVFIFDRNIAGSDEAAN; translated from the coding sequence ATGTCTAAAAAAATCCATCAGTTTAATGATATCATTCGCAAGCTGCGGAAAGAGCTGTTCGGCAAGGGGCCTGAACGGATTCATACCGTATTTGTCGACAATATGGCGGTTTCGACGCTTTACGGCAATTTGACCGCAAGCGAGCAATTTATCGCAAGTACACCTGAAGGCAAAGAAATGGTGCATGCGGCTAGGACGGTCCTGATTCAGGATCATTATTCCAATCATACCCCGGAGGGCATGGAAGAGCTGATCGGTGCAAAATTGGAGCATCTGTTTTCAGATATCAAAATCCAGGAGGATATTGCCGTTTCCGTGTTTATTTTTGACCGGAACATCGCCGGAAGCGATGAGGCGGCAAATTAA
- a CDS encoding YqeG family HAD IIIA-type phosphatase encodes MLKKFFLPDEFVKNIFHITPEKLKERNVKGIITDLDNTLVEWDRPSATPRLIEWFEEMKENGIKVTIVSNNNEKRVKIFSEPLNIPFIYKAKKPMGRAFRKAVKNMGLKKEDVVVIGDQLMTDVLGGNRNGFHTILVVPVAASDGFFTRFNRQVERRILSSLKRKGHIQWED; translated from the coding sequence GTGTTAAAAAAGTTTTTTCTGCCGGATGAATTTGTTAAAAATATTTTTCATATTACCCCTGAAAAGCTGAAAGAGCGCAATGTTAAAGGGATTATTACGGATTTGGACAACACGCTTGTGGAATGGGACAGGCCAAGCGCTACACCGCGTCTCATCGAGTGGTTTGAAGAGATGAAGGAGAACGGCATTAAAGTTACCATCGTTTCCAATAATAATGAAAAACGGGTCAAAATTTTCTCGGAACCGCTGAATATCCCGTTTATTTATAAAGCGAAAAAGCCGATGGGCAGAGCTTTCAGGAAAGCTGTGAAAAATATGGGACTGAAAAAAGAGGACGTTGTGGTGATCGGGGATCAGCTCATGACCGATGTCCTCGGAGGAAACCGCAATGGCTTTCACACGATTCTTGTTGTGCCTGTGGCCGCTTCCGATGGCTTTTTTACGCGTTTTAACCGTCAGGTGGAACGGAGGATTCTCAGTTCGTTAAAACGAAAAGGCCATATTCAGTGGGAGGATTAA
- a CDS encoding GNAT family N-acetyltransferase: protein MIRLKTADMSKAKLMLHEGSPTFAHAIADGVTGGKIFADRSDVPRTALFQTPSGIYYLAGSPPEMKRDKWHHYLNEQRNAGRFTVFSGSAEWDAFLRAALDDIKQMKRTVFSFTKEPDHDEEDVGAVVEMFSEGDLKRSVHFDEQYADEYWGGTANFLKSGFGFKILYEGRTVSECVAIFRSERFAEIDIATHSDFRGRGFAAQCARAFISYCQDLGIKPRWDCDSQNKASIRLAGKLGFRPIKTYSLFVG, encoded by the coding sequence ATGATACGGCTAAAAACAGCAGATATGTCCAAGGCAAAATTGATGCTGCACGAGGGCAGTCCGACATTTGCCCATGCGATAGCAGACGGAGTCACAGGCGGCAAAATATTTGCCGATCGATCGGATGTTCCGCGCACAGCGCTTTTTCAAACACCTTCGGGAATTTATTATCTTGCCGGGAGTCCCCCTGAAATGAAGCGGGACAAATGGCATCATTACTTGAATGAGCAAAGGAACGCCGGGCGGTTTACCGTCTTTTCCGGCTCGGCGGAATGGGACGCTTTTTTAAGAGCCGCCCTGGATGATATAAAACAGATGAAGCGCACCGTCTTTTCCTTTACAAAGGAGCCTGATCATGATGAGGAAGACGTCGGTGCAGTCGTTGAAATGTTTTCCGAAGGCGATCTGAAGCGCAGCGTGCATTTCGATGAACAGTATGCTGATGAATATTGGGGAGGAACCGCGAATTTTTTGAAGAGCGGCTTCGGTTTTAAAATCCTCTATGAAGGGCGGACGGTCAGCGAATGCGTCGCGATTTTCCGCTCGGAACGCTTCGCTGAGATTGATATCGCCACACATTCGGATTTCAGGGGACGGGGATTTGCCGCACAATGCGCCCGCGCATTCATCTCATACTGTCAGGATCTTGGGATAAAGCCGCGCTGGGATTGTGATTCGCAAAACAAAGCGTCCATCCGGCTCGCCGGGAAATTGGGGTTTCGCCCCATCAAAACCTATTCATTGTTTGTCGGATAA